In the genome of Drosophila subpulchrella strain 33 F10 #4 breed RU33 chromosome 2L, RU_Dsub_v1.1 Primary Assembly, whole genome shotgun sequence, one region contains:
- the LOC119548236 gene encoding protein rolling stone, with protein sequence MQLFDDFCKSFNKELQRANFGFAYNRVHLFYRSQWQKDEINTIYLLYRWIWALFFLGVYIMCIFIQFCDGKFFIYMTNWGFGLCTITMLISAVQVTCWHFDLRNTRSLVQESAHKAETSRGLKIYWWLYNMTLSLALIISTVYWVFLHGKMNKPMRFPAISIITHGLNSTMMMIDFLIVAFPLRILHMIYGISLAIFFFVFTLVYHLCGGTDEFGNPYIYPILDWNNPNRCLVTFVGIFLLITCYWMLLFGLYKLKRVFNRAFSVVWTPHAVGLI encoded by the exons ATGCAACTTTTTGACGATTTTTGCAAAAGCTTCAACAAGGAATTGCAAAGGGCGAATTTCGGCTTCGCATACAATCGCGTTCATTTGTTCTACAGATCTCAG TGGCAAAAAGATGAGATCAACACAATATACTTGCTCTATCGATGGATTTGGGCGCTGTTTTTCCTGGGCGTGTATATCATGTGCATATTTATTCAGTTTTGCGATGGGAAGTTCTTTATCTACATGACCAACTGGGGATTCGGGCTGTGCACTATCACCATGCTAATATCCGCCGTACAGGTCACCTGCTGGCACTTCGATCTGAGGAATACCCGGAGTCTGGTACAGGAGTCCGCCCACAAGGCGGAGACGTCGAGGGGTCTGAAAATATACTGGTGGCTGTACAATATGACACTTTCGCTGGCTCTGATCATATCAACAGTCTACTGGGTGTTTCTCCACGGAAAGATGA ATAAACCCATGCGATTTCCAGCGATTAGCATAATTACCCACGGTCTTAACTctacgatgatgatgatcgATTTCCTGATCGTGGCATTTCCGCTCAGGATCTTGCACATGATTTACGGTATAAGTCTGGCGATATTTTTCTTCGTTTTCACTCTGGTTTACCATTTATGCGGGGGTACCGATGA ATTTGGCAATCCCTACATATATCCCATTCTGGATTGGAACAATCCGAATCGCTGTTTGGTGACCTTTGTGGGCATCTTCTTGCTTATAACGTGCTATTGGATGCTGCTCTTTGGACTCTACAAGTTAAAGAGGGTGTTCAATAGGGCCTTCAGCGTGGTTTGGACTCCTCATGCAGTGGGTCTGATATGA
- the LOC119548007 gene encoding sex-regulated protein janus-B — MEFAGKFLKPGWRPMLQVARLYCEKPLRSLVAFPVAKVESGKSKYMMAHVYIHGEMGSAKQVIRSHAKAKYHLDVYDELKKEAEAMGLCTQGLGGGYLVHDKEKKYIKLYGRSQALGKADHEAARELLQPIYNDHKIDAESGGMEP, encoded by the exons ATGGAGTTTGCTGGAAAATTTCTAAAGCCCGGCTGGCGTCCAATGCTGCAAG TGGCTCGTCTATATTGCGAAAAGCCTTTGCGAAGTCTAGTGGCATTTCCTGTTGCCAAGGTGGAAAGTGGAAAGTCCAAGTACATGATGGCCCATGTTTACATCCATGGGGAGATGGGCAGTGCCAAGCAGGTGATTCGTAGCCATGCCAAGGCCAAGTACCATC TTGACGTCTACGATGAACTGAAGAAGGAGGCCGAGGCGATGGGCTTGTGCACCCAGGGCCTGGGAGGTGGTTACTTGGTCCACGACAAGGAAAAGAAGTACATCAAGCTCTATGGAAGATCTCAGGCCCTGGGAAAGGCCGACCACGAGGCAGCCCGGGAACTTCTGCAGCCCATCTATAATGATCACAAGATCGATGCTGAATCTGGCGGCATGGAACcttag